A stretch of Paenibacillus mucilaginosus 3016 DNA encodes these proteins:
- a CDS encoding AraC family transcriptional regulator encodes MDKFVYKKSAGITALSASMTEFKYKKHAHQEYAIGVTLRGIQHFNLDGTLQLSYQNGIMLFNPEQAHDGMAHDHTGLDYVMLYIEPELLLEAAGKKDIVRFSTPIVYDYSLEQQVLRLSQAVLSEKDEALCSELLLSLTDRLVRSNLSTDHKKDSALLKKAKDMIHASLEHVLKLDDICSELQLSKFQFIRLFKAHTGISPYQYFLNCKIERAKQLIEKNGDVYSAVAECGFVDLTHLNKHFKSVYGATAYEYLSHIK; translated from the coding sequence ATGGACAAATTCGTCTATAAAAAATCAGCAGGCATTACTGCGTTATCGGCAAGTATGACGGAATTTAAGTATAAAAAGCACGCACACCAGGAGTATGCCATAGGAGTTACACTGCGCGGGATCCAGCATTTTAACCTGGACGGTACGTTACAATTATCGTATCAGAATGGGATTATGCTATTTAACCCGGAACAAGCCCATGACGGGATGGCACACGATCATACAGGCCTTGATTATGTCATGTTATATATTGAACCCGAATTGCTGTTAGAGGCAGCTGGGAAAAAGGATATCGTTCGTTTCTCAACTCCTATTGTGTATGACTATAGTCTTGAACAGCAGGTATTACGTCTTTCTCAAGCCGTATTAAGTGAAAAAGACGAGGCGTTATGCAGCGAATTGCTCTTATCCCTTACGGATCGTCTGGTTCGAAGCAACCTTTCTACAGACCACAAGAAGGACAGCGCTCTGCTTAAAAAAGCAAAGGATATGATCCATGCCAGCTTGGAGCATGTACTCAAGCTTGATGATATTTGCAGTGAGCTTCAATTATCGAAATTTCAGTTTATCCGATTATTTAAGGCCCATACCGGAATTTCACCGTACCAATACTTTCTTAACTGCAAAATCGAACGTGCCAAGCAATTAATCGAAAAGAACGGGGATGTTTATTCGGCAGTAGCGGAGTGTGGTTTTGTGGATTTGACCCATTTGAATAAACACTTTAAAAGCGTATATGGAGCAACGGCCTATGAATATTTGTCACATATCAAATGA
- a CDS encoding MerR family transcriptional regulator, translated as MSYTIGQVAERTGLSIHTLRYYEKEGILPSVMRSESGMRSYVDKDLEALEFISCLRALGMSISDIKHFVQESTSIDLRLGILERQNENVTSQINQLFAYQAMIHRKIDLYRNMRKEE; from the coding sequence GTGAGTTATACCATCGGTCAAGTTGCAGAGCGAACCGGGTTATCTATTCATACCCTTCGGTATTATGAGAAGGAAGGGATCTTACCTTCAGTGATGCGCAGCGAAAGCGGCATGCGAAGCTATGTAGACAAGGACCTGGAGGCCCTTGAATTTATTAGCTGCCTCCGAGCCCTTGGCATGTCGATATCGGATATTAAGCATTTTGTTCAGGAAAGTACAAGCATTGATCTGCGCCTCGGGATCCTCGAAAGACAAAACGAAAACGTAACTTCTCAAATCAATCAACTGTTTGCGTATCAGGCTATGATTCATCGAAAAATAGATTTGTACAGGAACATGCGCAAAGAAGAATGA
- a CDS encoding SDR family oxidoreductase, which yields MWNVKDKVVIITGASSGIGEAAAKLLAQNGAKVVLAARREDRLISLKRTIEEQGGAAIYKVTDISSHPEVEDLARLAVDTFGRIDVLVNNAGIMPLSYLHEKKVSEWDQMIDINIKGVLYGIGAVLPYMRAQKRGHIINVSSVTGHIVRKSWAVYSGTKFAVRAITEALRQEEAENNIRTTIICPGGVMTELVHTVSNAEIRKDIEESMHRALPAEAIANSIAYAISQPESTAVNEIIVRPTSQEL from the coding sequence ATGTGGAATGTGAAGGACAAAGTTGTGATTATTACAGGTGCGTCGAGCGGAATCGGTGAAGCTGCTGCCAAACTGCTCGCTCAAAATGGAGCGAAGGTCGTTCTGGCCGCCAGACGCGAGGATAGGCTAATTTCACTGAAACGCACGATTGAAGAACAAGGCGGGGCTGCCATATACAAAGTTACGGATATCTCTTCTCATCCGGAGGTCGAAGACCTGGCCCGGCTGGCTGTCGATACCTTTGGACGAATCGACGTGTTGGTTAACAACGCCGGGATCATGCCTTTATCTTATTTGCATGAGAAGAAAGTTTCGGAGTGGGATCAAATGATCGATATCAATATCAAAGGTGTGCTGTACGGGATTGGCGCGGTACTTCCTTATATGAGAGCACAAAAGCGGGGCCATATCATTAATGTTTCTTCAGTAACAGGGCATATCGTCAGAAAATCATGGGCCGTGTATTCCGGCACCAAATTCGCCGTTCGGGCCATCACCGAGGCGCTGCGGCAAGAGGAAGCGGAGAATAACATCCGGACTACGATTATTTGCCCCGGAGGAGTAATGACCGAACTGGTCCATACCGTATCGAATGCCGAGATCAGGAAAGACATCGAGGAATCCATGCATAGGGCGCTGCCTGCTGAAGCGATTGCCAATTCCATTGCATACGCCATCTCCCAGCCAGAGTCTACGGCAGTTAACGAAATCATTGTAAGGCCCACCAGTCAGGAACTATAA
- a CDS encoding MerR family transcriptional regulator, giving the protein MEGIDIHISELSKRTGVSLRSLRYYEEKDLLNPTRLENGYRDYAEADVEKVRMIQLYFSLGLTAKEINDFFDCLFQQGEKKECLPNAIQVGERKLTEIRSQIDWLQKAESQLERSLLRWKTIINPNELL; this is encoded by the coding sequence ATGGAGGGGATTGACATACATATCAGTGAGTTATCCAAAAGGACAGGCGTCAGCTTACGTTCATTGAGGTATTACGAAGAAAAAGATTTATTGAACCCCACCCGGCTGGAGAACGGATATCGTGATTATGCTGAAGCTGACGTTGAGAAAGTGAGAATGATACAGCTTTACTTTAGCTTGGGACTGACGGCGAAAGAGATCAACGATTTCTTTGACTGCCTCTTTCAGCAGGGAGAGAAAAAAGAATGCCTCCCTAACGCAATACAAGTGGGAGAAAGAAAATTAACCGAGATTCGAAGCCAAATCGATTGGTTACAAAAAGCGGAGTCTCAATTGGAGAGGAGTCTGTTGAGATGGAAAACGATCATCAATCCGAACGAATTGCTTTAG
- a CDS encoding SDR family oxidoreductase codes for MENDHQSERIALVTGGNRGIGMEIARQLSLKGLHVLIGCRDGEKGRLAVEQLNRQEGVKVDWEVVDVSCRGSIDDMMKRIVSKYGRLDVLVNNAGVILDRGVSILEVKETVMRETFETNYFGVLNLIQAVVPLMKKQNYGRIVNLSSGVGAFQVHQGLLGLKGKSAAYRISKTMLNALTCLAAHEVGDADIKVNAACPGSVRTDMGGKDAPLSVAEGADTAVWLATLEENGPNGGFFRNRLKAEW; via the coding sequence ATGGAAAACGATCATCAATCCGAACGAATTGCTTTAGTAACGGGGGGAAACCGAGGAATCGGGATGGAAATCGCTCGTCAACTTTCCTTAAAAGGCTTACACGTCTTGATCGGATGCCGGGACGGGGAAAAGGGCAGGCTCGCGGTTGAACAATTGAACCGGCAGGAAGGAGTTAAAGTGGATTGGGAAGTCGTGGATGTGAGCTGCCGCGGGAGTATTGACGACATGATGAAACGGATCGTTAGCAAATACGGCCGTCTGGACGTGCTTGTAAATAACGCAGGGGTCATTTTGGATAGAGGAGTATCTATCTTGGAAGTGAAGGAAACCGTGATGAGAGAAACCTTCGAAACCAATTATTTCGGAGTTCTGAATCTCATTCAAGCCGTGGTTCCTTTGATGAAAAAGCAGAATTATGGTCGCATCGTTAATCTCTCATCGGGAGTAGGCGCCTTTCAAGTTCACCAAGGCTTATTAGGTCTAAAAGGAAAGTCGGCCGCTTACCGGATATCCAAAACCATGCTCAATGCCTTGACCTGTTTGGCAGCACATGAAGTGGGTGATGCGGACATCAAAGTAAATGCAGCTTGCCCGGGGAGCGTTAGAACCGATATGGGCGGAAAGGACGCCCCCTTGTCGGTCGCTGAAGGAGCAGACACTGCCGTATGGCTGGCTACACTGGAGGAAAATGGCCCAAACGGCGGCTTTTTCCGGAATCGCCTGAAAGCTGAATGGTAG
- a CDS encoding GNAT family N-acetyltransferase, translating to MWRGAAAMIRNESRQLLMILQGRPEEEKKWSVPAGGLNDGEALEECCAREVWEETGHRVQVGAYLHEKRGISRGYPYLVKYYEAEITGGAPVIQDPDGLIYDIRWMSAPEIRELALTYPEDRAFLLEYTERGETPILFRTNPLSVRRLQDADAPLLQKWLNDPEVLRYYEGRDRPYTAEMIQADFYSPEDPAVKCILEHSGTPIGYVQFYTVDGEERTEYGLQERPGERCFGMDQFIGEPSYWNRGIGGQLVRGMLRYLAEEQGAQRVVMDPQAWNERALACYEKSGFRRVKLLPKHERHEGELRDCWLVEWRPEA from the coding sequence ATGTGGAGAGGGGCCGCGGCCATGATCCGGAATGAGAGCAGACAGCTGCTGATGATTCTGCAGGGCAGGCCGGAGGAAGAGAAGAAGTGGTCCGTCCCTGCGGGCGGACTGAATGACGGAGAAGCCTTGGAAGAGTGCTGTGCCCGCGAGGTCTGGGAGGAGACGGGGCACCGGGTGCAGGTCGGTGCGTACCTTCATGAGAAGAGAGGCATCTCCCGGGGTTATCCTTACCTGGTCAAGTACTATGAAGCGGAGATCACCGGAGGTGCTCCCGTGATTCAGGACCCGGACGGTCTCATCTATGATATCCGGTGGATGTCGGCCCCGGAGATCCGGGAGCTCGCCTTAACGTACCCGGAGGACCGGGCTTTCCTCTTGGAGTACACGGAACGGGGGGAGACGCCGATCCTCTTCCGCACGAATCCGTTATCCGTGCGAAGGCTGCAGGATGCGGACGCGCCGCTGCTACAGAAGTGGCTGAACGACCCGGAGGTGCTGCGTTATTACGAGGGCCGGGACCGGCCGTATACTGCGGAGATGATACAGGCCGACTTCTATTCCCCGGAGGACCCGGCGGTCAAATGCATTCTGGAGCACAGCGGCACACCGATCGGATATGTGCAGTTCTACACGGTGGATGGGGAAGAGCGAACAGAGTACGGCCTGCAGGAGCGGCCCGGGGAGCGCTGTTTCGGCATGGACCAGTTCATCGGCGAGCCATCCTATTGGAACCGTGGGATCGGAGGGCAGCTGGTGCGCGGCATGCTTCGCTACCTGGCCGAGGAGCAGGGGGCCCAGCGTGTCGTCATGGATCCGCAGGCCTGGAACGAGAGGGCGCTTGCTTGTTATGAGAAGAGCGGCTTCCGCAGGGTGAAGCTGCTCCCGAAGCACGAGCGGCACGAAGGCGAGCTGCGGGACTGCTGGCTGGTGGAATGGCGGCCGGAAGCTTGA
- a CDS encoding DUF7660 family protein, with protein sequence MNFPGNGQQVQSKEDFVRFLSELRINLSVHPAEWENRSLESYLEAMEAWLADSSADSSEPSWGTLAELLLAARIYE encoded by the coding sequence ATGAATTTTCCTGGGAATGGGCAGCAGGTACAGTCCAAGGAGGATTTTGTCCGATTCCTTTCGGAACTGCGTATAAACTTGTCAGTACATCCTGCGGAGTGGGAAAATAGGAGTCTCGAGAGCTATCTTGAAGCCATGGAAGCATGGCTGGCCGACAGCTCTGCCGATTCTTCCGAGCCTTCCTGGGGAACGCTTGCCGAATTGCTTTTAGCCGCAAGAATATACGAGTGA
- a CDS encoding DMT family transporter — translation MQTPHQDKLDASKNPYVLMPILLLMWGSLAAVSKLLLERLDSYQVMFYMYALGAVIFLAILIRKVRLKEALKSWKVSDYGLLFACGLFTFLYDFFYLKSLELIPAVEASMLNYLFPIFIVLFAVPIHNEKLTWAKLVSVGMGFLGTALLTTKGDLANLNFTNAKGDVLAILAAVSWGIFTNLVKKNKKDMVVSTFLITAVALVLSTAAMLVYSRWILPGQADFLGVLWLSLSNIVLGFFLYFRALAYSPASLIASFTFFTPFVTLLFIVLLLGERLTWVDGLAAVLILFSVPMQKIGSVLAARRPPGTIKHDV, via the coding sequence ATGCAGACACCACACCAAGACAAGCTGGACGCTTCCAAAAATCCCTATGTGCTTATGCCGATTTTGCTGCTCATGTGGGGCTCCCTGGCGGCGGTAAGCAAGCTGCTGCTGGAGAGGCTCGACAGCTATCAAGTCATGTTTTATATGTATGCCCTGGGGGCGGTCATCTTTTTGGCCATCCTGATTCGCAAGGTGCGCCTGAAGGAAGCGCTGAAGTCCTGGAAGGTGTCAGATTATGGGCTGCTCTTTGCCTGCGGTCTGTTTACGTTTCTCTATGATTTCTTCTACCTCAAATCCCTTGAACTCATTCCCGCCGTCGAAGCGTCGATGCTCAATTACCTGTTTCCGATCTTCATCGTGCTGTTCGCGGTGCCCATCCACAACGAGAAACTGACGTGGGCGAAGCTGGTGTCCGTCGGCATGGGATTTCTGGGTACGGCGCTGCTGACCACGAAGGGGGATCTCGCCAATCTGAACTTCACGAACGCCAAAGGCGATGTGCTGGCTATCCTGGCCGCCGTAAGCTGGGGAATCTTCACCAATCTCGTCAAAAAGAACAAGAAGGACATGGTGGTCAGCACCTTCCTCATTACCGCTGTGGCGCTGGTGTTATCCACCGCCGCGATGCTGGTTTATTCCCGTTGGATTCTTCCGGGGCAGGCGGATTTCCTCGGCGTGCTGTGGCTGAGCCTGAGCAATATTGTGCTGGGCTTCTTCCTGTACTTCCGGGCCCTTGCGTATTCTCCGGCTTCGCTGATCGCCAGCTTTACGTTCTTTACGCCATTTGTTACACTGCTGTTTATTGTCCTCCTGCTCGGGGAGCGGTTAACCTGGGTGGACGGGTTGG